From a region of the Paenibacillus sp. FSL R10-2734 genome:
- a CDS encoding class I SAM-dependent methyltransferase: MNEQGRKNKKAWEYRAYEFWNKRDGSPEEKANQILENPRASLKKHKDHFEHVRGKRIANLCGSNGRKAVPLALLGAEVTVFDISEKNRKYALELAECANTTIDYIVTDIYDIDLKKFGGYFDILYLEGGILHYFGDLEMFMTILYGLLKDGGKMILSDFHPLSKCILTHGEVNYFDTELRNGDVAYKGSFDKKEQLDFPDVSIRLYTLSDIINSVVASGFELRKFDEHRGWNNENIPWEFTILADK, encoded by the coding sequence TTGAATGAGCAAGGTAGAAAAAATAAAAAGGCATGGGAATATCGAGCGTATGAGTTTTGGAATAAACGAGATGGTTCTCCTGAGGAAAAAGCAAATCAGATATTAGAAAATCCAAGAGCATCTCTTAAAAAGCATAAAGACCATTTTGAACATGTCAGAGGGAAAAGGATTGCCAATCTTTGTGGATCAAATGGTAGAAAAGCTGTTCCGTTAGCATTATTAGGAGCAGAGGTAACTGTATTCGACATCTCTGAGAAAAATAGAAAGTATGCTTTAGAACTGGCTGAATGCGCAAATACCACAATAGATTATATTGTCACTGATATTTATGATATAGATCTGAAGAAGTTCGGAGGATATTTTGACATCCTATATTTAGAAGGAGGGATATTGCATTATTTCGGCGATCTCGAAATGTTTATGACTATTCTTTATGGTTTATTGAAGGATGGCGGGAAAATGATTCTAAGTGATTTTCATCCCCTAAGTAAATGTATCTTAACCCATGGAGAAGTAAACTATTTTGATACGGAATTAAGAAATGGAGATGTGGCGTATAAAGGTTCCTTTGACAAAAAGGAACAGCTCGATTTTCCTGATGTCTCCATTCGATTGTACACTCTGAGCGACATTATCAATTCGGTTGTTGCATCAGGGTTCGAACTACGCAAGTTTGATGAACATCGTGGATGGAATAATGAAAATATCCCCTGGGAATTTACGATACTGGCGGATAAATAG
- a CDS encoding sialidase family protein, producing MTNFNFQVTTGLPPKFEPYIAVNLLIPGIMIAVAVDTTTGVPLIGMYRSLDGGANWSQSLLPLPPGFTGAEAPAVAYSFPNTFAISAHAFPGASDGTTIFYISTDNGTTFSSPVIVSSGYGTYINNDETNITIDVGQSSPYLGNIYVSYNHQFNVANGGNSTAFLSRSRDDGATWDTPVLLSSEATQVERPDVAVDLIGTVYGAWVTTNPEFRFVIRTSLDGGTTFAAPVLVSTIVPVPIVLPVPGYAFRVLTFANVSTDRSVGPFTNRVYTIWQDFRQGYSDIFMSISNDRGMTWSAPVSITGAPAGSQNFFPAIDVDPLTGVVNVIYYSNQVNGFLLDVYVARSINGGQTFTNTRITNVSFDPNAGGVGPVTLIGDYIDITSVPPGGYIGVWTDTSPGTQTIFAGYSDIVIT from the coding sequence ATGACAAATTTCAATTTCCAGGTTACGACGGGTTTACCACCAAAGTTCGAACCTTATATCGCTGTGAATCTGCTCATTCCCGGAATTATGATCGCAGTAGCTGTCGATACTACGACCGGAGTTCCATTAATAGGAATGTATCGCTCGCTAGATGGCGGTGCAAACTGGTCGCAATCTTTACTGCCTTTGCCGCCAGGATTTACTGGAGCCGAAGCGCCTGCTGTTGCGTATTCCTTTCCCAATACATTTGCCATTTCTGCACATGCATTTCCCGGCGCTTCAGATGGAACGACTATATTCTATATTTCCACCGACAACGGTACTACTTTCAGCAGTCCTGTAATTGTAAGCAGTGGTTATGGCACCTACATTAATAATGACGAAACGAATATCACAATCGACGTTGGACAATCTAGCCCATATTTAGGAAACATCTATGTTTCCTACAATCATCAGTTCAATGTAGCTAATGGAGGTAATTCAACAGCATTCCTTAGTCGGTCCCGAGATGATGGAGCCACATGGGATACCCCAGTTCTACTATCCAGCGAAGCAACTCAAGTAGAACGTCCCGATGTTGCGGTGGATTTGATAGGTACGGTGTATGGCGCTTGGGTTACAACAAACCCTGAATTCCGATTTGTGATCCGAACCTCTTTGGATGGCGGAACGACGTTTGCTGCCCCTGTCCTCGTATCCACGATCGTGCCTGTACCCATAGTTTTACCAGTTCCGGGCTATGCTTTCCGAGTCTTAACATTTGCCAATGTTTCAACTGATCGATCGGTTGGCCCCTTTACTAACCGGGTGTATACCATCTGGCAGGATTTCCGCCAAGGGTATTCTGATATCTTCATGTCCATTTCAAATGACAGGGGCATGACTTGGAGTGCTCCGGTCAGCATTACCGGTGCTCCAGCAGGATCTCAGAACTTCTTCCCAGCGATTGATGTCGATCCTTTGACTGGCGTAGTAAATGTGATCTATTACAGCAACCAAGTTAATGGATTCTTACTAGATGTATACGTAGCACGTTCCATTAACGGTGGTCAGACATTTACGAATACCAGAATAACAAATGTATCCTTTGATCCGAATGCCGGCGGTGTAGGACCTGTAACCTTAATCGGGGATTATATTGATATCACTTCCGTTCCTCCTGGCGGGTACATCGGGGTATGGACGGATACGAGTCCAGGGACGCAGACTATATTTGCAGGGTATTCCGATATAGTTATCACATAA
- a CDS encoding glycosyltransferase: MADVGVVMPLYTQKPEFLRQALESVLRQTFTEFRLVIVIDGAPEMEPLVRSIISDDPRVTIISYVQNRGIAHALNTGFDLLFCDPSIQYLSWVSSDNVYEPRFLEILRSTLVKGPQELGIVYSSFQSIDNEGNLLHNEHQLATQRNYQSQPKVKLLDYSLIGVSFMYKSQVAKLVGGYGMEPVEDYDYWLRMAEHCEIRYIPVELVNYRVDSTFSVSAQLHSTENHRRWRYTYHLTRHQARFRRGIPAMLTVLFPVVNAGAEEIARIENLYEQTYSNYECRVLDLSSTRQPSALLGTIPHPATEFAWMPGVKESHAICGALEHLSTPYTLVLGPKIFIGALDIEYMLEALITTGGDTISNYYTDDHSLIGFRHRHVPSTKTHYYNELFRSTDLYDLLKIYFS; encoded by the coding sequence ATGGCGGATGTAGGGGTAGTTATGCCTTTGTATACCCAAAAGCCGGAATTTCTCCGGCAAGCTCTGGAGTCTGTTCTGCGCCAAACCTTCACCGAATTTCGACTGGTCATTGTGATTGATGGTGCGCCAGAAATGGAACCGCTTGTGAGATCAATAATTTCCGATGATCCGAGGGTGACTATTATCTCGTATGTACAAAACAGGGGTATAGCACATGCACTGAATACGGGATTTGATCTTTTGTTTTGCGATCCCAGTATTCAGTATTTGAGCTGGGTCTCCAGCGATAATGTTTATGAACCCCGTTTCCTTGAAATCCTTCGAAGTACGCTAGTGAAGGGACCGCAGGAGCTAGGGATCGTATACAGCTCTTTTCAAAGTATTGATAATGAGGGAAACCTACTTCATAACGAACATCAACTGGCTACTCAGCGTAATTATCAGTCACAGCCAAAAGTGAAATTGCTGGATTACTCGCTTATCGGTGTTTCTTTTATGTACAAATCACAGGTTGCAAAGCTTGTTGGAGGGTACGGAATGGAACCGGTGGAGGATTATGATTATTGGCTGAGAATGGCTGAACATTGTGAGATTCGCTATATCCCCGTGGAGCTGGTTAATTATCGAGTGGACTCTACTTTCAGCGTATCTGCACAGTTACATTCCACTGAAAATCATCGCAGATGGAGATACACCTATCACTTGACCCGCCATCAGGCGCGATTCCGTAGAGGGATTCCTGCTATGCTTACCGTTTTATTTCCTGTAGTGAATGCTGGTGCGGAGGAAATAGCGAGAATAGAGAATCTGTATGAGCAGACGTATAGCAATTATGAGTGCCGGGTGCTGGATTTATCATCTACGCGTCAACCATCTGCTCTCCTGGGCACGATACCTCATCCTGCCACTGAATTCGCTTGGATGCCTGGAGTTAAAGAGTCACACGCGATTTGTGGAGCGTTAGAGCACTTATCCACTCCCTATACGTTAGTTTTAGGTCCGAAAATTTTTATTGGAGCCCTCGATATTGAATACATGCTGGAAGCTTTGATTACTACCGGTGGGGACACGATCTCCAATTATTATACGGATGATCATAGCTTAATTGGATTTCGGCACAGACATGTCCCATCGACTAAAACTCACTACTACAATGAGCTGTTTCGAAGTACAGATTTGTATGATCTGTTGAAGATCTATTTTTCCTAA
- a CDS encoding glycosyltransferase family 4 protein yields the protein MKILFTFYNPSGGMQTLNRVRCQALHEHGVECHLLYTHPGKGQQNIPNIQTHITNSDDEIRGLLIREAFDLIVVCTDIFLAERFREFGYKGPLVFEVQGLGTLDEAEQVISNFNERIHKLTDALLYPETSHLQTLFKSGFPSILQFCFDNPIDCNQFGYTNYPTKSFPILGWVGRIQTNKNWREFLQIGQRLLAIHPELYLWIFQDDTLFEPEQKESFERFVAETGIGSRLISHSNIPHEQMADYLSMIGDSGGLLCSTSILEGFGYAVAEAMLCRCPVLTTDSDGIRRLVINNHTGKIYNRGQLDEAVNAALSLMHDPALRTRIRMNGEWHIRNNLSSELYADRFLRMSHQLMRRRSKIERR from the coding sequence ATGAAGATTTTGTTCACCTTCTACAACCCGAGTGGAGGCATGCAAACCCTGAACCGAGTGCGCTGCCAAGCGTTACATGAACACGGTGTAGAGTGCCATTTGTTGTATACACACCCTGGAAAGGGACAACAAAATATCCCTAACATTCAAACACATATTACCAATAGTGATGACGAGATCAGGGGATTGCTCATTCGGGAAGCCTTTGATTTGATTGTAGTGTGCACGGATATTTTTTTAGCAGAGAGGTTCAGAGAGTTTGGTTACAAAGGGCCGCTTGTTTTTGAGGTGCAGGGCTTAGGGACATTAGATGAAGCGGAGCAAGTCATTAGTAATTTTAATGAGCGGATTCACAAGCTAACCGATGCATTGCTCTATCCAGAAACAAGCCATTTGCAGACACTTTTTAAAAGTGGATTTCCATCCATTCTTCAATTTTGCTTTGACAATCCGATCGACTGCAATCAGTTTGGATATACCAATTATCCTACGAAAAGCTTTCCAATCCTCGGCTGGGTGGGACGAATTCAAACGAATAAGAATTGGAGAGAATTTCTGCAAATCGGACAAAGATTGCTGGCGATCCATCCCGAGCTTTATTTATGGATTTTTCAGGACGATACTTTGTTTGAGCCGGAGCAAAAAGAGAGCTTTGAACGCTTTGTAGCCGAGACTGGGATTGGTTCACGTTTGATTTCCCATTCAAATATTCCTCATGAGCAAATGGCAGATTATTTGAGCATGATTGGTGATTCGGGAGGTCTGCTCTGTTCCACCTCTATTCTCGAGGGATTTGGGTACGCGGTAGCTGAGGCGATGCTGTGTCGTTGTCCTGTACTTACTACGGATTCAGATGGTATTCGGAGACTTGTCATTAATAATCACACTGGAAAAATATACAACAGAGGGCAGCTGGATGAAGCTGTGAATGCTGCTTTATCCTTAATGCATGATCCAGCACTACGGACCAGGATTAGGATGAATGGTGAGTGGCATATCCGAAATAACTTATCCTCAGAGCTGTATGCTGATAGATTTCTACGTATGTCTCATCAATTGATGAGACGTAGGTCTAAGATCGAGCGGCGCTAG
- a CDS encoding SOS response-associated peptidase, whose product MCGRYTITVTMEELMVRYFANDSTIVHYAPKYNAAPMQQVPAVINTGSSNKLGELRWGLVPSWAKDDKIGSKMINARAESLLEKPSFKRLVSSRRCIIPSDGFYEWKVQGSSKHPMRIVMRDGGIFSMAGLYDIWMDPEGNKLSTCTIITTTPNDLMAEIHNRMPVILKPEDETEWLSRGNQDANSLMKLLKPYDQNQMRAYPVSTAVGNVRNDTKDLIEEVQEKSS is encoded by the coding sequence ATGTGCGGACGCTATACAATAACCGTCACTATGGAAGAGCTGATGGTCAGATATTTTGCGAATGATTCAACCATTGTCCACTATGCTCCTAAATATAATGCAGCACCTATGCAGCAGGTTCCGGCAGTCATTAACACAGGCTCCAGCAATAAGCTTGGAGAACTGCGCTGGGGTCTGGTTCCTTCATGGGCTAAGGATGACAAAATAGGGAGCAAGATGATCAATGCCCGGGCAGAATCACTACTAGAAAAGCCTTCTTTTAAGCGATTAGTAAGCTCACGCCGCTGTATCATCCCTTCTGATGGCTTCTACGAATGGAAGGTGCAGGGCAGCAGCAAACACCCCATGCGGATCGTGATGCGAGATGGGGGTATTTTCTCCATGGCCGGATTGTATGATATTTGGATGGACCCGGAAGGGAATAAACTAAGTACCTGTACGATTATTACGACTACCCCGAACGATCTTATGGCTGAAATCCATAATCGCATGCCGGTTATTTTGAAGCCTGAGGATGAGACAGAGTGGCTGAGCCGGGGCAATCAGGATGCCAATTCACTAATGAAGCTTCTAAAGCCTTATGATCAAAATCAAATGAGAGCCTATCCGGTTTCCACAGCTGTTGGAAATGTTCGGAATGATACGAAGGATTTAATTGAAGAGGTACAAGAAAAATCATCTTAA
- a CDS encoding DUF523 domain-containing protein produces the protein MILVSSCLAGMKVRYNGTDCLDETIQKLLNENKAIAVCPELLGGFSTPREPAEIIGGDGEDVLAGTAKVVDRSGTDVTDMYLKGAYITLEKAQEVSATMVVLKENSPSCGSTMIYNGEFRGKKIAGNGVTTALLRKNGIEVTSEENWLALS, from the coding sequence ATGATTCTCGTAAGCTCTTGTCTAGCTGGTATGAAAGTGAGATATAATGGAACGGATTGTTTGGATGAGACGATCCAGAAGCTTTTGAATGAGAATAAAGCCATTGCAGTGTGTCCGGAGCTACTAGGGGGATTCTCTACGCCAAGAGAGCCGGCAGAAATCATTGGTGGGGATGGCGAAGATGTACTGGCAGGGACGGCTAAAGTAGTGGATCGATCAGGTACAGATGTTACAGATATGTATTTAAAGGGTGCTTATATTACGCTTGAAAAAGCCCAAGAAGTCTCAGCTACGATGGTAGTGCTTAAGGAAAACAGCCCTTCCTGCGGCAGCACCATGATTTATAATGGGGAATTCAGAGGGAAGAAAATAGCTGGAAATGGCGTTACTACAGCTTTACTTAGAAAAAATGGCATAGAGGTAACCTCCGAAGAGAATTGGCTGGCATTATCTTAG
- a CDS encoding cysteine desulfurase family protein has protein sequence MKTIYLDHAASTPVHPEVAKVMLNIMTEQYGNASSVHQFGRAAKRILNGARDNIAAFLGCAPEEWVFTGGGTESDNLALYGAATAVSHKGKHIITTQIEHHAVLHTCEELEKEGFKVTYLPVDTTGRVSVADVEAALQEDTILISVMYANNEVGTVQPIQEIGQLARERGILFHVDAVQALGALPITLRELPVDYMSFTAHKINGPGGIGGLYVRSGAPLHPRLHGGLQERGRRAGTENLAGSAGFAKAVEIAVTGLSERQQNVKLLRNRLLEELDALIGRGSYSLNGNPEHFLPSILNLSFPGAGTDVMLMNLDMAGIAAASGSACTSGSLEISHVLQAMGLPQNFLESAIRFSIGLGNTTEEIEYVAQKVETILNRLRK, from the coding sequence ATGAAAACCATCTATTTGGACCACGCCGCATCAACCCCGGTTCATCCCGAGGTGGCTAAGGTCATGTTGAATATAATGACAGAACAATACGGAAATGCGTCTAGTGTACATCAGTTCGGGCGTGCAGCTAAAAGAATATTGAACGGGGCGCGCGATAATATCGCCGCCTTTTTGGGCTGTGCGCCAGAAGAGTGGGTGTTCACTGGAGGCGGCACAGAGAGTGACAATTTAGCGCTCTATGGAGCTGCGACTGCAGTTTCCCATAAAGGAAAACATATTATCACCACCCAGATAGAGCATCATGCAGTGCTACATACCTGCGAAGAGCTAGAGAAGGAAGGGTTCAAAGTTACATATCTTCCGGTGGATACTACAGGCCGAGTATCCGTTGCAGACGTAGAGGCAGCATTGCAGGAAGACACGATCTTAATCAGTGTAATGTATGCCAATAATGAAGTAGGAACCGTTCAGCCGATTCAGGAGATTGGTCAGCTCGCTAGAGAGCGAGGAATTCTGTTCCATGTTGATGCTGTACAAGCTCTAGGTGCACTGCCTATTACACTAAGGGAGCTTCCCGTAGATTACATGAGCTTTACCGCTCACAAGATCAATGGGCCCGGTGGGATCGGAGGTCTCTACGTTCGAAGCGGAGCCCCGCTGCATCCAAGACTTCATGGAGGCCTTCAGGAGCGCGGCAGACGTGCTGGAACAGAGAATCTAGCGGGTTCTGCCGGATTTGCCAAAGCTGTTGAGATAGCGGTTACGGGCCTTTCAGAGCGTCAGCAGAATGTGAAGCTCCTGCGTAATAGACTGCTAGAAGAGCTGGATGCCCTGATTGGGCGGGGGAGTTATTCGCTTAACGGTAATCCCGAGCATTTTTTACCTAGTATTCTGAATTTGAGCTTTCCTGGGGCTGGAACAGATGTTATGCTGATGAACCTGGATATGGCGGGAATTGCGGCAGCGAGTGGTTCAGCCTGCACGTCAGGATCGCTGGAAATATCTCATGTTCTGCAGGCAATGGGACTTCCCCAAAATTTTTTAGAGTCTGCGATTCGATTTAGTATCGGTTTGGGTAATACTACTGAAGAAATCGAGTACGTTGCTCAAAAAGTTGAAACCATTTTGAATCGTCTACGTAAATGA
- a CDS encoding PRC-barrel domain-containing protein, protein MRLQDLIGLAVYEVEEGNDIGKIVDILLDSNWNITGIELESKSFFGGHVKFVAWKDIVAYGEDAVMIRSKESIDKTDADHIPCTFLLGKNKLKDLKVLTTTGTILGRISDVYFDQKLGNTIGALEISDGLVTDLIEGRKWLPCSDEMSIGENALMVPAMSEERLQKAINIVNG, encoded by the coding sequence ATGAGACTTCAAGATCTGATCGGCTTGGCTGTATATGAAGTTGAAGAGGGGAATGACATCGGCAAGATTGTCGATATCCTACTCGATTCAAACTGGAATATTACGGGTATTGAACTGGAAAGCAAATCTTTTTTTGGTGGCCATGTGAAATTTGTGGCATGGAAAGATATTGTTGCCTACGGCGAGGATGCTGTCATGATTCGTAGTAAAGAGTCGATTGATAAGACAGATGCCGATCATATACCTTGTACTTTTCTGTTAGGAAAGAACAAACTTAAGGATTTGAAAGTACTAACTACAACTGGAACTATACTTGGACGAATATCGGATGTTTATTTTGACCAAAAGTTGGGAAACACAATAGGAGCGCTGGAAATCAGTGACGGGCTTGTGACTGATTTGATCGAAGGCCGCAAATGGCTGCCTTGTTCTGACGAGATGTCCATTGGTGAGAATGCTTTAATGGTTCCTGCGATGAGCGAAGAACGGCTACAAAAAGCCATTAATATTGTTAACGGATAG
- a CDS encoding AI-2E family transporter produces MEQWSQSKWFRWMIGVLLSLIILYFVWLLRPMLQGIFVFLKAILAPFLAAMIISYVLNPVVSMLAGRKMPRSVAVLLIYAVFLTAIAVIAINLIPMFIEQLEELNEHLPEMTLQAQGLMRHMNSRLIPPGVEMGMNNWFFQLESRLAEGISNFLDNIGTTINVLFNAFIVPFLVFYILKDFDVFERTVVSCLPRARRKSIVTLLKDIDDALGNYIRGQFLVCIIIGVLAYIGYAIIGMPYALLFASVVAVFNIVPYMGPFLGAAPAIVMASTVSFRLVLLVAVVNTVCQIVESNIISPQVVGRKLHLHPLLIIFALLVGGELAGMIGLILAVPFFAAAKVVIQHFMTYLIKRKPV; encoded by the coding sequence ATGGAGCAATGGTCCCAAAGTAAATGGTTCCGCTGGATGATCGGAGTGCTGCTCTCCCTGATCATTTTGTATTTTGTTTGGTTGCTTCGTCCGATGCTGCAGGGGATATTTGTATTCTTAAAGGCAATCCTCGCTCCATTTCTGGCAGCTATGATTATTTCCTACGTGCTGAATCCCGTCGTTAGTATGCTGGCAGGACGGAAGATGCCACGTAGTGTAGCTGTTCTGCTTATATATGCAGTATTTCTAACGGCGATTGCAGTGATCGCTATTAACCTTATCCCGATGTTTATCGAGCAGCTTGAAGAGTTAAATGAACATTTGCCAGAAATGACGCTGCAAGCCCAAGGGCTGATGCGACATATGAATTCAAGACTCATACCACCCGGGGTCGAGATGGGGATGAATAATTGGTTTTTTCAACTGGAGAGTCGTCTCGCAGAAGGGATATCTAATTTTCTCGATAATATAGGGACAACGATTAATGTGCTATTTAATGCTTTTATCGTGCCATTTCTAGTGTTCTATATTTTGAAGGATTTTGACGTGTTTGAGCGGACGGTAGTCTCTTGTCTGCCCCGCGCACGCCGTAAGTCCATTGTTACCTTGTTAAAAGATATCGATGATGCACTTGGCAACTACATTCGTGGACAGTTTCTGGTCTGCATTATCATAGGTGTGCTTGCCTATATCGGTTATGCCATCATCGGAATGCCCTACGCCTTATTGTTCGCTAGTGTAGTGGCAGTGTTCAATATTGTTCCGTATATGGGCCCCTTCCTGGGGGCTGCGCCAGCTATTGTGATGGCCTCGACAGTCTCGTTTCGTTTAGTGCTACTGGTTGCAGTGGTGAACACTGTATGCCAAATTGTGGAGAGTAATATTATATCTCCACAGGTGGTGGGGAGGAAGCTGCACCTGCATCCGCTGCTCATTATCTTTGCACTTTTGGTTGGCGGGGAATTGGCGGGCATGATAGGACTTATCCTTGCTGTACCGTTCTTCGCGGCTGCAAAAGTCGTTATTCAACACTTTATGACGTATTTAATTAAAAGAAAGCCTGTCTAA
- the leuS gene encoding leucine--tRNA ligase has protein sequence MSDNQTNSIPAGGYRAQAIEPKWQKFWDENKSFKTGEDPTKPNFYALDMFPYPSGAGLHVGHPEGYTATDIVSRYKRMRGFNVLHPMGWDAFGLPAEQYAMDTGQHPRDFTDKNIDNFRRQIKSLGFSYDWDREISTTDPDYYKWTQWIFIQLYNKGLAYVAEVPVNWCEALGTVLANEEVIDGKSERGGHPVVRKPMRQWILRITEYAERLLEDLEELDWSESIKDMQRNWIGKSTGAEVNFEIEGHDASLTVFTTRPDTLFGASYCVLAPEHELVDAITTEEQRAAIAEYRVKASHKSDLERTDLAKEKSGVFTGAYAINPVNGAKAPIWIADYVLAGYGTGAIMAVPGHDTRDWEFAKQFGLNIVEVVQGGNVEEEAYSGDGPHVNSDFLNGLKNEEAIAKMIAWLEEKGVGKGKVTYRLRDWLFSRQRYWGEPIPILHLEDGTMKTVPVDQLPLVLPDVDAIKPSGTGESPLANVTEWVETIDPETGMKARRETNTMPQWAGSCWYYLRYIDPKNDQELCSPEKQKAWLPVDLYIGGAEHAVLHLLYARFWHKVLYDIGVVETKEPFHKLVNQGMILGNNNEKMSKSRGNVINPDEIVEAFGADTLRVYEMFMGPLEATKPWNEKGVEGVHRFLSRVWRLFVNEEGKLNSKITADGGTDEFKRTWHKTIKKVTEDFEHLRFNTAISQLMIFINDAYKQETLSHEAAEHFVQMLSPLAPHIAEELWQLLGHEGSISYVAWPTYDEAWTVDAEVEIVIQVNGKIVQRALIPLDMGQEEMQAHALSLPNVSAAVEGKTVRKIIAVPGKLVNIVVG, from the coding sequence ATGAGCGACAATCAAACAAACAGCATACCTGCCGGCGGTTACCGGGCGCAGGCTATTGAGCCTAAGTGGCAAAAGTTCTGGGATGAGAACAAAAGTTTCAAGACAGGTGAAGATCCAACCAAACCGAATTTCTATGCACTCGATATGTTCCCGTACCCTTCAGGTGCAGGACTGCACGTAGGTCATCCAGAAGGCTACACAGCAACGGATATCGTATCCCGCTACAAACGGATGCGCGGCTTTAACGTGCTGCACCCAATGGGCTGGGATGCTTTTGGACTTCCTGCAGAGCAGTATGCGATGGATACGGGTCAGCATCCACGTGATTTTACAGATAAGAACATCGATAATTTCCGTCGTCAGATCAAATCGCTGGGTTTCTCCTACGACTGGGATCGCGAGATCAGCACTACAGATCCAGATTATTACAAATGGACGCAGTGGATTTTCATCCAGTTGTACAACAAAGGCTTGGCATATGTAGCAGAAGTACCTGTTAACTGGTGCGAGGCACTGGGTACAGTACTTGCCAACGAAGAAGTTATTGATGGTAAAAGTGAGCGTGGAGGACATCCGGTCGTTCGCAAACCGATGCGTCAGTGGATTCTGAGAATTACTGAATACGCTGAGCGTCTGCTGGAAGATCTGGAAGAGCTGGATTGGTCTGAGAGCATCAAGGATATGCAGCGCAACTGGATCGGCAAATCCACAGGTGCAGAGGTGAACTTTGAAATTGAAGGTCACGACGCTAGCCTGACCGTGTTTACAACGCGTCCAGATACGTTGTTCGGAGCGAGCTACTGCGTATTAGCACCAGAGCATGAACTGGTTGATGCCATTACAACAGAAGAACAACGTGCAGCGATTGCAGAATATCGTGTGAAAGCTTCCCATAAGAGCGATCTTGAACGTACAGATTTGGCTAAAGAGAAGAGCGGTGTATTCACGGGTGCGTATGCAATCAATCCTGTGAATGGCGCTAAGGCACCAATCTGGATTGCGGATTATGTACTTGCTGGATATGGAACGGGTGCGATCATGGCGGTTCCAGGTCACGATACACGCGACTGGGAATTTGCTAAACAATTCGGCCTGAATATCGTGGAAGTCGTACAAGGTGGCAACGTTGAAGAAGAGGCGTATTCCGGAGACGGACCGCATGTCAATTCTGATTTCTTGAATGGACTTAAGAATGAAGAGGCAATTGCAAAGATGATTGCTTGGCTGGAAGAGAAGGGCGTAGGTAAAGGTAAAGTAACTTATCGTCTGCGTGATTGGTTGTTCAGTCGTCAACGCTACTGGGGAGAGCCGATTCCAATTCTGCATCTGGAAGACGGTACAATGAAGACCGTTCCGGTTGACCAGCTGCCGTTGGTATTGCCTGATGTAGATGCGATCAAACCTTCGGGTACAGGGGAATCTCCACTTGCGAATGTAACCGAGTGGGTAGAAACAATCGATCCAGAGACAGGTATGAAGGCTCGCCGCGAGACGAACACCATGCCGCAATGGGCGGGTAGCTGCTGGTATTACCTGCGTTATATTGATCCGAAGAACGATCAAGAGCTGTGCTCCCCAGAGAAGCAAAAAGCATGGCTTCCAGTGGATCTGTACATTGGTGGAGCGGAGCATGCCGTACTTCACTTGCTCTATGCGCGTTTCTGGCACAAAGTGCTTTATGATATCGGCGTAGTGGAAACGAAAGAGCCTTTCCATAAGCTGGTTAACCAAGGTATGATTCTTGGAAATAATAATGAAAAAATGAGTAAATCACGCGGAAATGTCATCAACCCTGATGAGATTGTTGAAGCTTTCGGTGCAGATACACTTCGCGTGTATGAAATGTTTATGGGCCCTCTGGAAGCAACTAAGCCTTGGAATGAAAAAGGTGTTGAAGGGGTTCACCGTTTCTTGTCCCGTGTATGGCGCCTGTTCGTGAATGAGGAAGGTAAGCTCAATTCCAAAATCACAGCAGATGGTGGTACGGACGAATTCAAACGTACTTGGCACAAAACGATTAAGAAAGTCACTGAGGATTTCGAGCATCTGCGTTTCAATACTGCGATTAGCCAGTTGATGATCTTTATTAACGATGCCTACAAGCAAGAGACGTTGTCTCATGAAGCTGCAGAACACTTTGTACAAATGTTGTCGCCGCTGGCGCCGCATATTGCCGAAGAGCTGTGGCAACTGCTTGGTCACGAAGGAAGTATCAGCTACGTGGCTTGGCCAACTTATGATGAAGCATGGACAGTAGATGCTGAGGTTGAAATCGTTATTCAGGTGAATGGTAAAATCGTGCAACGCGCATTGATTCCGCTGGATATGGGTCAGGAAGAAATGCAAGCTCACGCGCTGTCACTTCCGAATGTGAGTGCGGCCGTAGAAGGTAAAACCGTACGCAAGATTATTGCGGTTCCTGGCAAGCTTGTAAATATTGTAGTGGGTTAA